The Thermocladium sp. ECH_B genome includes a window with the following:
- a CDS encoding transcriptional regulator: MMQNSKIPFTQIGKELGISEAAVRRRIKKLEVMGVIKKFTIVVDPAKIGYKHVAIIGIDSEPDKLIQIAHDLANKHFSKRVYITTGDHMIMLEAWARDSAEMTKVLQEIGAINGVRKVCPAIILDSIKQ; encoded by the coding sequence ATGATGCAGAACTCCAAGATTCCGTTTACCCAAATAGGCAAAGAACTAGGCATAAGCGAAGCTGCCGTTAGGCGTAGGATAAAGAAGCTGGAGGTGATGGGCGTAATAAAGAAGTTCACAATAGTGGTTGATCCAGCCAAAATAGGGTATAAACACGTTGCCATAATAGGAATTGATAGTGAACCCGATAAATTAATACAAATAGCTCATGACTTGGCCAATAAACACTTCAGCAAGAGGGTCTACATAACAACTGGCGATCACATGATAATGCTAGAGGCCTGGGCAAGAGATAGCGCAGAAATGACCAAAGTACTCCAAGAAATAGGAGCAATAAATGGAGTTCGTAAAGTGTGTCCAGCAATAATCTTGGATTCCATAAAGCAATAG
- a CDS encoding UDP pyrophosphate phosphatase, which translates to MNSIILGIILGLVQGISEWLPISSKTQILLASTFLLGFSFSKGYAFGLFMEIGTIFAAIIYFRKEIYGVIMALVGRGSENDIIMLKYIVVSTIITGVMGVPIYIFIEGLIKGPVIGIPMSILGSVLILDGIIIYLSRKAYAPRRSLQDLSIKDFVIVGLAQGLAALPGVSRSGMTTSALLLLGVKPEDAFRLSFIELIPAALGAIGVTLIFSKHTVENAANLISLNALGISIIVATLLSLLLINALLRFARSNRILLLVFTLGIIALISGIISSITGLG; encoded by the coding sequence ATGAATTCAATAATTTTAGGAATTATTTTGGGGCTAGTGCAAGGCATAAGCGAATGGCTTCCCATAAGCAGCAAGACTCAAATTTTATTGGCATCCACATTTCTATTGGGATTTAGCTTCTCCAAGGGATACGCATTTGGATTATTCATGGAGATAGGCACCATATTTGCAGCTATTATATATTTCAGGAAGGAAATTTATGGAGTAATAATGGCGTTGGTGGGGCGAGGAAGCGAAAATGATATTATAATGCTGAAGTATATTGTTGTTTCAACGATTATCACTGGAGTAATGGGAGTACCAATCTATATCTTCATTGAGGGCTTAATTAAAGGACCAGTTATTGGCATTCCAATGTCAATCCTGGGATCAGTGTTGATACTGGATGGCATTATCATTTATTTATCGAGGAAAGCCTATGCTCCACGAAGATCATTGCAAGATCTCTCGATTAAGGATTTCGTGATAGTGGGATTAGCCCAAGGCCTAGCCGCTTTACCCGGTGTCAGTAGGTCTGGAATGACCACATCGGCTTTACTGCTTCTGGGAGTTAAGCCCGAGGATGCATTTAGGTTATCTTTTATAGAACTAATACCGGCTGCCCTTGGAGCCATTGGCGTGACTTTAATTTTTTCCAAACATACTGTGGAAAACGCAGCTAACTTGATTAGCCTCAACGCATTAGGGATCTCAATAATAGTAGCCACATTGCTTAGTTTATTATTAATAAATGCATTGCTTAGGTTCGCTAGAAGCAATAGGATCCTATTGCTGGTATTCACCCTTGGAATCATTGCATTAATTAGCGGAATAATTAGTTCAATCACCGGCTTAGGCTAG
- a CDS encoding iron ABC transporter substrate-binding protein — protein MQLYSEALGEYVDVPRPLNSIISLDPAATEAVFMMGAGHLIKATDAFSYRPPNAKAIPKIGSYTHVDIEALKTYNPQLIFTSTGVQRDLYKKLINAGFNVYPIPVATSIGKIMDNVIIIGEVIDRKINARRLYLELLSTLTSMRKKREEPIRIYVELDLGGPISPGFPTHISDAISILGGINVFEHIDEAYFSPTPSQIIAQDPEIIIYEPKRGSKMSEASVIDVFRRRGIDVSKAKLRLTPGDFLAHMGPSFITDVMKWLEQAINR, from the coding sequence ATGCAATTATACTCGGAGGCATTAGGGGAATATGTTGATGTGCCGAGACCACTCAACTCTATTATAAGCCTTGATCCGGCGGCCACCGAGGCCGTATTCATGATGGGCGCGGGTCACTTAATAAAGGCAACTGATGCATTTAGCTATAGACCGCCTAACGCTAAGGCTATTCCTAAGATAGGTAGTTATACTCATGTGGATATTGAGGCGTTGAAGACCTATAATCCTCAATTGATATTCACTAGTACTGGAGTGCAGCGGGATTTGTATAAGAAATTAATTAATGCTGGGTTCAATGTGTATCCAATCCCCGTCGCCACAAGTATTGGCAAGATAATGGATAATGTCATAATAATAGGCGAAGTAATTGATAGAAAGATAAATGCAAGGAGGCTTTATCTAGAATTACTAAGCACCTTAACGAGCATGAGGAAGAAAAGAGAGGAGCCGATTAGGATATATGTTGAGCTGGATCTAGGTGGTCCAATCTCGCCTGGATTTCCCACTCACATAAGCGATGCAATAAGCATATTAGGCGGCATAAATGTTTTTGAGCACATTGATGAGGCATATTTCTCTCCGACCCCAAGCCAAATAATTGCTCAAGACCCAGAAATAATAATTTATGAACCCAAGCGAGGCTCTAAAATGAGCGAGGCAAGCGTCATTGATGTATTTAGGCGGAGAGGAATTGATGTAAGCAAAGCAAAATTGCGATTAACTCCCGGCGATTTCCTTGCCCATATGGGCCCCAGCTTCATCACGGATGTCATGAAGTGGCTTGAGCAGGCAATTAACCGATGA
- a CDS encoding GMP synthetase — MDKAIVVNFGSQYAHLIARRLRELGLYAELISPGIEGIDKDTRLIVFSGGPSSVYEEGAPSIDKSIMDLGIPILGICYGHQLIASMLGGSVKRGKGEYGPTIVHVDTSEPVFRGWNEAEVTWMSHGDYVAEVPAGFKVIAKSESGYVAAMRSMDGRIYSFQFHPEVSHTQKGKLLLDNLVNILVGKHEAWRPENTIEKTINEVRQQAINGKVLVAVSGGIDSTVTAVLVSKAVGERAVLVLVDHGLFREGEXEDVMKTYKEVGLNVRLIDASSTFLSRLNGEADCERRRKIIGETFAEVFEGLIRSDPSIKWIAQGTLYPDVIESGAVKGSDVIKSHHNVGGLPKWFNIGLIEPLRSLYKDEVRRLAESLGLPDKIINRHPFPGPGLAVRIIGKFSTDKLMILRRATAILEDELSKAGLMNYWQALAVIGDDKWVGVKGDKRAVGYIITIRIVSSDDGMTADWIPLDPKLLTRISTRITSEVPNVSMVTYSISSKPPATIEPC, encoded by the coding sequence GTGGATAAGGCAATAGTGGTGAATTTCGGTAGCCAATATGCTCACTTAATAGCGAGAAGGCTTAGGGAGTTAGGTCTATATGCGGAGTTAATTAGTCCGGGTATAGAGGGGATTGATAAAGATACGCGGCTCATTGTATTTTCCGGGGGTCCATCAAGTGTTTACGAGGAGGGGGCTCCATCCATTGATAAATCCATTATGGATTTAGGGATACCTATTTTGGGGATTTGTTATGGGCATCAATTGATCGCATCAATGCTTGGCGGATCAGTAAAGAGGGGTAAGGGAGAATATGGACCGACAATAGTTCACGTAGACACATCGGAACCGGTATTTAGGGGTTGGAATGAGGCGGAGGTGACTTGGATGTCTCATGGGGATTATGTGGCGGAGGTCCCGGCTGGCTTTAAGGTGATTGCGAAATCGGAGAGCGGCTACGTGGCTGCCATGAGGAGCATGGATGGAAGAATATATTCTTTTCAATTTCATCCAGAGGTCTCCCATACACAAAAAGGCAAATTACTCCTTGATAACTTAGTGAATATATTGGTTGGTAAGCATGAGGCGTGGAGGCCGGAGAACACAATTGAGAAGACAATAAATGAGGTAAGGCAGCAAGCCATTAATGGAAAAGTATTGGTGGCAGTGAGCGGAGGCATTGATAGCACGGTAACCGCGGTTCTAGTTAGTAAAGCCGTGGGGGAGAGAGCTGTGCTTGTGTTGGTCGATCATGGACTCTTCAGGGAGGGGGAGGNGGAGGACGTCATGAAGACCTATAAGGAGGTGGGCCTCAATGTAAGGCTGATAGATGCATCAAGCACATTCCTGTCGCGATTAAATGGGGAGGCTGATTGCGAGCGGAGGCGTAAAATAATAGGGGAAACATTTGCCGAGGTCTTTGAAGGCTTAATACGAAGCGATCCCAGCATTAAGTGGATTGCTCAAGGAACCCTTTATCCAGATGTGATAGAGAGCGGGGCAGTGAAGGGGAGCGACGTGATTAAGAGCCACCATAATGTTGGCGGATTACCTAAGTGGTTTAATATAGGTTTAATAGAGCCCCTTAGATCGCTGTATAAGGATGAGGTGCGGAGGCTCGCTGAATCCCTTGGTTTGCCTGACAAGATAATTAATAGGCATCCCTTTCCGGGGCCTGGATTGGCTGTTAGGATAATTGGGAAGTTCAGCACTGATAAATTAATGATACTTAGGCGCGCAACTGCTATCCTAGAGGATGAATTATCGAAAGCCGGCTTAATGAATTACTGGCAGGCATTGGCGGTAATAGGCGACGATAAGTGGGTCGGCGTTAAGGGTGATAAGAGGGCTGTGGGCTACATAATTACAATTAGGATTGTGTCTAGCGATGATGGCATGACTGCCGATTGGATACCCCTTGACCCTAAGTTATTAACTAGAATTAGCACACGAATAACCAGTGAAGTACCTAATGTATCAATGGTCACTTACTCCATTTCCTCGAAACCGCCGGCAACAATAGAGCCATGCTAA
- a CDS encoding 30S ribosomal protein S12 produces MTGKKSPXGLYAARKLKIKRQRKRWSDIYYKRKALGIAKRYDPLEGAPMAKGIVLEKVGVEARKPNAAVRKCVRVQLTKNGKVITAFVPWDGGLNAINEHDEVMVERIGGPEGRAYGDLPGVRFKVTKVNGISLKAILLGKKQKPVR; encoded by the coding sequence ATGACAGGCAAGAAGTCCCCNCNAGGGCTATATGCAGCTAGGAAGCTAAAGATCAAGCGGCAACGCAAGCGTTGGAGCGATATTTACTATAAGAGGAAGGCATTGGGAATAGCCAAGCGATACGATCCATTAGAGGGAGCTCCAATGGCTAAGGGAATAGTTCTAGAGAAGGTTGGCGTTGAGGCGAGGAAGCCCAATGCCGCGGTTAGGAAATGCGTAAGGGTGCAATTGACTAAGAATGGCAAGGTAATAACAGCGTTCGTTCCTTGGGACGGCGGGCTAAATGCAATTAATGAGCATGATGAAGTTATGGTGGAGCGTATAGGCGGCCCTGAGGGCAGGGCCTATGGTGATTTACCAGGAGTTAGATTTAAGGTAACTAAAGTAAATGGAATAAGTTTGAAGGCAATATTGTTAGGCAAGAAACAGAAACCAGTTAGGTGA